From the genome of Pseudomonas sp. WJP1:
ATCGAGCTCGGAGTGGTAGCGGGCCTGGGCGGCACCGTCATGGGCCGCTTCGGCTGCCGCCAGGTCGCGTTGCACCTGGCGCAGGCGCAGGTCGCCATCGAGCACGTAGTCGACCGCCAGGCGTTCGAGCGTGTCGACCTCCTGGCGCATGTGGGCGATACGCCAATCGGCCGGCAGGAAGCAATCACCCGAGTCAGGGTGCAGTTCGCCCCGAAGCAAGGCGAACAGGCTCGATTTGCCGGCGCCGTTGGCACCGATGAGGCCGGCTTTCTGGCCGGCGTGCAGGGTCAGCTCGGCGTCTTCTAGCAGACGTTGCGGGCCACGCTGTAAAGTCAGGTTCTGAAGTCGAATCATAATGGCGGCGGAGTCTACCAGCTTCGCTCGCAACTGGCGCGAGTAGCACTATGTCCTCTGACCTGTGGAGCTTTTCCCTGACCCTTTATGCCCGCCCGGGCGTTGAACAGGCCTGCCTGCAATTGCAGGCGGGCGGCGTCAACGTGTGCCTGCTGCTGTGCGCGGCATGGCTGGGGCAGCGGGGTATCGCCTGCGATGAACAACGCCTGCAGCAACTTCGCGGTGTGGCGCGAGCCTGGGACGCCGATGTCGTGCAACCGTTGCGGGCACTGCGCGTGCAATGGAAGGTTGCCGCCGCACAGGATCCCGAGCTGCACTCGCTACGCGAACAGGTCAAGGCACTTGAATTGGAGGCCGAACGAAATCTGTTACTGCGCCTGGAGCGATCGGCTCAGGATTGGCCGCAGGGTGACGCGACCAATTTGGCGATCTGGCTGGAAGGTGTGACGGCGGATGCTGCCCACCTGCACCGCGACGCGCTGCATCAGCTGCGCGTCGCGGTAACCGGCACTTAAGAAGCGCTGGTTGGGTTGGTGCTGGAGTTCGACGATGCCACTGGCGTTGGCGCAGTGGAGGCTGTCGAGGTTGGTGCTGTCGGCGCAGGAGCAGCCGAAGCGGATGGTGCCGGCGCTGGCGTTGCTGGCTTGGCAGCGGGAGCCGGAGTCGGCTTGGCAACAGCGGCCGGTTTTTTCACGGCTGGTTTAACTGCTGGTTTAGCTGCTGGTTTAGCTGCTGGTTTTGCCGCCGGCTTGGCTGCGGCAGGCTTGGCTGCCGGTTTCGCCGCGGCAGGTTTTGCGGCAGTGGCTGGTTTAGCTGCTGCCGTTTTAGCTGCCGGTTTTGCGGCAGGTTTTGCTGCTGCTTTTGCCGCCGGTTTGGCCGCTGGTTTTGCAGCTGGCTTGGCAGCGGTTTTCGCCGCGACAGGTTTTGCGGCTGGCTTGGCAGCAGGTTTTGCAGCGGCAGTTCTAGCGGCTGGTTTGGCGGCTGCGGTTTTGGCCACGGCGGGTTTCGCAGCAGCAGTTTTGGCGGCCGGTTTGGCAGCCGGTTTCGCGGCCGTTGTTTTGGCAGCGGTTGTCTTGGCAGCAGGTTTGGCAGCTGCGGTTCTGGCAGCCGGTTTTGCAGCACTGGCCGCGACAGGTTTTTTAGCTGCAGAGGTTGCAGCAGGTTTGGCTGCGGCTTTCACCGGTGCCTTGGCGGCAGGTTTGGCGGCAGGCTTGGCCGGTGCTTTTGCGGCAACCGGTTTGGCAGCGGCTTTCTTCGCAGGAGCCGCAGCAGGCTTGGCCGAACGCAGGGACAACGCCTTGCCGACAGCCTCTTGTACGCGACCGACACCCTGGGCCAGTTTCAGGCTTTCCTGGGCATCGCGCTTGAGTTGCAGGATGTAGCCGCGAGTTTCCGATTGACGATCCTTGAGGGCATCAAGCAGGTCCTCGAGCTGTTTCACCGCGTCCTTGGCCTTGGTTTGCGCCTTGGCCTTTCCGGCCGCCGCTGCGTCCTGCAATTTGGTACGGGACTTGTGCAATTTCTCTTGCGCTTTTCCGCGCTGCTTTTCCAGTTTGGCGAGCAGTTTTTCAGCATCAGCCAAAGCTTCGGAACAAGCGTTTTCCAGATGCTCGAGCAAGCTGCCCGAGAGTTGTTGGAGCAAGTGCAACGGAGTACTTACAGGCTTCTTGGTGGCCGACATGGTTTACCTCCTGGCTGACGTGAGTGCGGCTCATACTAGACCTCTGCTGCTACCGCCGCTAGGGCATCTTGACAGTATCCAAAGCGCTGCGTTGCAACGAATTGAAAATGTTCTGCGTTGGCGCAAAAGCAGTTCACCGTTGAACGCATTCGCGCTGGCATAATCGCCCGCAACCCAGGCTGGAGAGTGCCCATGTCGCGCTACCTTTTTTTATCGTTCTGCGTGATTTTTTCCGTGGCCAACGCCACTGAAAAAAGCCAGGAAAAAGACGCTCACGATCTCGCTTACAGCCTCGGCGCCAGTCTCGGCGAACGCTTGCGCCAGGAGGTTCCCGACTTGCAGATTCAGGCACTGGTCGAAGGACTGCAGCAGGCCTATCAAGGCAAGCCACTGGCGTTGAAGGACGAGCAGATCGAACAGATTTTGCGTGAGCACGAAACGCAGGGGACCCTGCAAACGCCTGCACCGCAAAACGAGCTGGCAGTTAAAAACGAGCAAGACTTTCTCGCCAGGGAAAAAGCCAAACCCGGCGTTCGTGAATTGGCGGATGGAATACTCCTGACCGAATTGGCACCGGGTACTGGCGCCAAGGCCGGACCCAACGGAAAGGTCCAGGTGCTTTACATCGGGCGACTCCCGGACGGCACAGTGTTCGACCAGAACAACCAACCGCAATGGTTCAGTCTCGACAGCGTGATCAGCGGCTGGCGCAGCGCGCTGCAAGACATGCCGGTCGGTGCCAGATGGCGCCTGGTGATTCCATCGGCACAGGCCTATGGTTCCGATGGTGCCGGCGACCTGATCGCCCCCTTCACGCCCCTGGTGTTCGAGGTCGAATTGCGCGGCGCCACCAGCTGAAAGCACAAACGAAAAACGGCGCGCCATGGCGCACCGTTTTCAGGTCTTGCGGGGAGAACGATCAGGCCTGAACCGAATCTTCTTCCTTGTGAGCGGTATGCAACACTTCGATCAGGCAGTCTTCCAGTTCGAAGCGCTCATGCAGCAAGCCACCCAGCGTCTTGAACTCGTCAGCAACACACTTCCCGGCATCGCACAGGTCGTTGAACGCGAGGAGTTTTTCGGTGATGACGTCGATGCGCGGGTAGATGGTCTCGGCGAGTTCCAGGCCACGCTTGTCGTTGAAGGCCTTGGCCTCCCCTGTCAACTGTTCGTAGATCTCGAAGTGGCCGGCGGACACGTAATCGACCAGCACGCCGCAGAACTCTTGCAAGGGCTTGCGGTTCTCGGACAGTGCTTCAGGTTTTGCTCCGAGCTTGTCGTACGCATCGATCAGCTCTTTACGCTCCTGCAACCAGCGGTCAA
Proteins encoded in this window:
- the rsd gene encoding sigma D regulator gives rise to the protein MLESCQNAQERWGGVHLLIDRWLQERKELIDAYDKLGAKPEALSENRKPLQEFCGVLVDYVSAGHFEIYEQLTGEAKAFNDKRGLELAETIYPRIDVITEKLLAFNDLCDAGKCVADEFKTLGGLLHERFELEDCLIEVLHTAHKEEDSVQA
- a CDS encoding FKBP-type peptidyl-prolyl cis-trans isomerase yields the protein MSRYLFLSFCVIFSVANATEKSQEKDAHDLAYSLGASLGERLRQEVPDLQIQALVEGLQQAYQGKPLALKDEQIEQILREHETQGTLQTPAPQNELAVKNEQDFLAREKAKPGVRELADGILLTELAPGTGAKAGPNGKVQVLYIGRLPDGTVFDQNNQPQWFSLDSVISGWRSALQDMPVGARWRLVIPSAQAYGSDGAGDLIAPFTPLVFEVELRGATS
- a CDS encoding AlgP family protein, coding for MSATKKPVSTPLHLLQQLSGSLLEHLENACSEALADAEKLLAKLEKQRGKAQEKLHKSRTKLQDAAAAGKAKAQTKAKDAVKQLEDLLDALKDRQSETRGYILQLKRDAQESLKLAQGVGRVQEAVGKALSLRSAKPAAAPAKKAAAKPVAAKAPAKPAAKPAAKAPVKAAAKPAATSAAKKPVAASAAKPAARTAAAKPAAKTTAAKTTAAKPAAKPAAKTAAAKPAVAKTAAAKPAARTAAAKPAAKPAAKPVAAKTAAKPAAKPAAKPAAKAAAKPAAKPAAKTAAAKPATAAKPAAAKPAAKPAAAKPAAKPAAKPAAKPAVKPAVKKPAAVAKPTPAPAAKPATPAPAPSASAAPAPTAPTSTASTAPTPVASSNSSTNPTSAS
- a CDS encoding TIGR02444 family protein, with the protein product MSSDLWSFSLTLYARPGVEQACLQLQAGGVNVCLLLCAAWLGQRGIACDEQRLQQLRGVARAWDADVVQPLRALRVQWKVAAAQDPELHSLREQVKALELEAERNLLLRLERSAQDWPQGDATNLAIWLEGVTADAAHLHRDALHQLRVAVTGT